A DNA window from Nitrospirota bacterium contains the following coding sequences:
- a CDS encoding NAD(P)H-binding protein: MDGNKEAGHRALVLGATGFLGRRLLPELLSRGIPVRAMVRQPGKIEPGLRERMEVVQGDALDEEDLARALTGMTAAFYLIHSMGGRSIARNRVYAETDRRIAETFMRAARRTGLGRVIYVGALGETGPGLSEHLRSRAEVARILSSGGPRATVLRAAIVIGAGGASFEMLRYLTERLPVMVCPKWIDTRIQPIAVRDVLEYMIGCLLAPETAGESFDVCGPEVLTYREMIQQYAAARGLARRVIFRVPLLTPLLSAYWVDLVTPVASGIAHPLIEGLKSEVVCRDSRIDKYVPVKKTPFHEAVRIAFSEETSGPGVTGF, translated from the coding sequence ATGGACGGCAACAAGGAAGCGGGGCACCGCGCCCTGGTGCTCGGGGCCACGGGGTTTCTCGGCAGAAGGCTTCTCCCGGAGCTTCTCTCCCGGGGCATACCCGTGCGGGCCATGGTGCGGCAGCCGGGGAAAATCGAGCCGGGCTTGCGCGAGCGCATGGAAGTCGTCCAGGGGGACGCCCTGGATGAAGAGGACCTTGCCCGGGCCCTCACGGGCATGACCGCGGCGTTCTATCTCATCCACTCCATGGGCGGACGGAGCATCGCCCGCAACAGGGTCTATGCCGAGACGGACCGGCGCATCGCGGAGACCTTCATGCGGGCGGCCCGGCGGACGGGCCTCGGGCGCGTCATCTACGTGGGGGCGCTGGGGGAGACCGGCCCGGGGCTTTCCGAGCACCTGAGGAGCCGCGCCGAGGTGGCCCGGATACTCTCCTCCGGGGGCCCCCGGGCGACGGTCCTCCGGGCGGCCATCGTCATCGGGGCGGGGGGCGCCTCCTTCGAAATGCTCCGCTACCTGACGGAGCGGCTCCCCGTGATGGTCTGCCCCAAGTGGATAGACACCCGCATCCAGCCCATCGCCGTGAGGGACGTGCTTGAGTACATGATAGGCTGCCTCCTCGCCCCCGAGACCGCCGGAGAGAGCTTTGACGTCTGCGGCCCCGAGGTGCTCACCTACCGGGAGATGATACAGCAGTACGCCGCGGCCCGCGGCCTGGCCAGGAGAGTCATCTTCCGGGTGCCCCTCCTTACGCCCCTCCTTTCGGCCTACTGGGTGGACCTCGTCACCCCCGTTGCCTCGGGCATCGCCCATCCCCTCATCGAGGGCCTCAAAAGCGAGGTCGTCTGCCGGGACAGCCGCATCGATAAATACGTGCCCGTAAAGAAGACCCCTTTCCACGAGGCGGTGCGCATCGCTTTCTCTGAGGAGACCTCGGGCCCCGGGGTGACGGGCTTTTAG
- a CDS encoding SRPBCC domain-containing protein produces MVIEESMAIHASRERVWEALIDLSCWNEWSTTVTDVEAEGSPRMKKGKRFAYCIRPFVFPINVRPRVEEVVPGRRVAWSARVYGVYALHEFFFDEVPGGVVLTSRETLRGGPVRMLLGALGEERLRHLVKAMLKELKQWAEAGR; encoded by the coding sequence ATGGTCATCGAGGAGTCAATGGCAATCCACGCCTCGCGCGAGCGCGTCTGGGAGGCCCTCATCGACCTTTCCTGCTGGAACGAGTGGAGCACCACCGTCACGGACGTCGAGGCGGAGGGCTCCCCCCGGATGAAAAAGGGAAAGCGCTTCGCCTACTGCATCCGGCCCTTCGTCTTCCCCATAAACGTGAGGCCCCGGGTGGAGGAGGTGGTCCCCGGCCGGAGGGTCGCCTGGTCGGCGCGCGTTTACGGCGTGTATGCTCTTCATGAGTTCTTCTTCGACGAGGTGCCCGGGGGCGTGGTGCTCACCAGCCGGGAGACCCTGAGGGGCGGGCCGGTCCGCATGCTCCTGGGAGCGCTGGGGGAGGAGCGGCTGCGCCACCTCGTGAAGGCGATGCTCAAGGAGCTGAAACAGTGGGCGGAGGCGGGACGGTGA
- a CDS encoding DUF523 and DUF1722 domain-containing protein, with the protein MSAEGAPRVGVCTCLLGEKVRFDGGDRLDRYVTGTLAQHVAWVPVCPETESGLSVPREPMRQVGDPDAPLLLGWETDTDFTERLSAWSAGKVAELEGTGLSGFVLKTRSPSCGLRGVKVYPPGGGVPGTRGVGIFARALMDGLGSLPVIDEELLGDIHLRDNWLTRLFVRRRWLEMLREGGSLHALVEFHGRHKLLLMAHSPERCRELGRLVARGKEHLREELLRLYIDALMDALHQLATRRKNVNVLYHAMGYFKKDLKPDEKMELLELMSAYHLGKTPLLSPLTLINHYARTFGVEYLQKQVYLNPDPAEAALRFGP; encoded by the coding sequence GTGAGCGCGGAAGGAGCCCCTCGCGTGGGGGTCTGCACCTGCCTCCTCGGCGAGAAGGTGCGCTTTGACGGCGGGGACAGGCTGGACCGCTACGTCACGGGCACCCTAGCGCAGCACGTGGCCTGGGTGCCCGTCTGTCCCGAGACCGAATCGGGTCTTTCGGTCCCGCGGGAGCCCATGCGCCAGGTGGGCGACCCCGACGCTCCCCTTCTCCTGGGATGGGAAACGGACACGGATTTTACGGAAAGGCTCTCCGCCTGGTCGGCAGGGAAGGTCGCGGAGCTGGAGGGGACAGGCCTGTCGGGCTTCGTCCTCAAGACCCGCTCGCCGAGCTGCGGCCTTCGAGGGGTGAAGGTCTATCCCCCCGGAGGCGGAGTGCCCGGCACGCGGGGGGTGGGCATCTTCGCTCGCGCCCTCATGGACGGGCTCGGCAGCCTCCCGGTCATAGACGAGGAGCTTCTCGGGGACATCCACCTGAGGGATAACTGGCTCACCCGGCTCTTCGTCCGGAGGCGCTGGCTCGAGATGCTCAGGGAAGGGGGCTCCCTGCACGCCCTGGTGGAGTTTCACGGCAGGCACAAGCTCCTCCTCATGGCCCACAGCCCCGAGCGCTGCCGGGAGCTGGGACGCCTGGTGGCCCGCGGCAAGGAGCACCTGAGGGAGGAGCTTCTTCGCCTTTATATCGACGCCCTCATGGACGCCTTGCACCAGTTGGCCACGCGGCGGAAGAACGTCAACGTCCTGTACCACGCCATGGGGTACTTCAAGAAGGACCTGAAACCGGATGAGAAGATGGAGCTTCTGGAGCTCATGAGCGCCTACCACCTGGGGAAGACCCCGCTTCTTTCCCCCCTCACCCTCATAAACCACTACGCCCGCACTTTCGGGGTGGAGTATCTTCAAAAACAGGTCTACCTGAACCCCGACCCCGCGGAGGCCGCCCTCCGCTTCGGCCCCTGA
- a CDS encoding Maf family protein, translated as LASASPRRRRILEEAGIPFAVLESRYAEDLSLPLPPAELARHIARGKAREVAARRPQAAVLAADTLVVLQGAVLGKPADPGEARRMLRALSGRAHTVITGFAVVVPGGREIVRSVESTVRFRPLSGEDIEEYVRSGEPLDKAGAYGIQERGAALVEGVQGDFLNVVGLPLGAVKQALRELGLIAPSD; from the coding sequence TCCTTGCTTCGGCCTCTCCCCGCCGGAGGCGCATCCTGGAGGAGGCGGGCATTCCCTTCGCCGTCCTTGAGAGCAGGTACGCCGAGGACCTCTCCCTGCCGCTTCCCCCGGCGGAGCTGGCCCGGCACATCGCCCGGGGCAAGGCCCGCGAGGTGGCCGCCCGCCGTCCGCAGGCGGCCGTCCTGGCCGCCGACACCCTGGTCGTCCTGCAGGGCGCCGTCCTGGGGAAGCCCGCAGACCCCGGCGAGGCCCGCCGGATGCTCCGGGCCCTCTCGGGAAGGGCGCACACGGTCATAACGGGGTTTGCCGTGGTGGTCCCGGGGGGCAGGGAGATAGTCCGCTCCGTGGAAAGCACGGTCCGGTTCAGGCCCCTCTCCGGGGAGGACATCGAGGAATACGTCAGAAGCGGGGAGCCCCTGGACAAGGCCGGGGCCTACGGCATCCAGGAGAGGGGGGCGGCCCTGGTCGAGGGCGTCCAGGGGGATTTCCTCAACGTGGTGGGCCTCCCCCTCGGGGCCGTCAAGCAGGCGCTCCGGGAGCTGGGCCTCATCGCGCCCTCCGATTAG